The following are encoded together in the Bacteroidales bacterium MB20-C3-3 genome:
- a CDS encoding NAD(P)H-dependent oxidoreductase subunit E, with the protein MKAIEESRVNTTVIDEIISRYKGKPGELLTVMEEIQEASEFKFLDDASMEYLSSSVKVPLSQIYGVATFYSFFNLKPQGKHTIIVCRGTACHTKGSKILLDDLSLLPGCKEAFDSGESSFTTEDKQITVKTVACFGQCALAPVVAVDGVIYSNVTSEQIKKLLQNLQEDNKDENLRLS; encoded by the coding sequence ATGAAAGCAATCGAAGAAAGTCGAGTCAATACGACTGTTATTGACGAGATAATCTCCAGGTACAAAGGGAAACCGGGCGAGCTGCTTACTGTTATGGAAGAGATACAGGAGGCCAGTGAGTTTAAATTCCTTGATGATGCCAGTATGGAGTATCTCTCTTCATCAGTGAAGGTGCCTCTGTCACAAATCTATGGTGTGGCAACCTTTTACTCGTTCTTTAACCTGAAACCTCAGGGGAAGCATACTATTATTGTATGCAGGGGAACCGCCTGCCATACAAAAGGGTCCAAGATTCTACTTGACGATCTCTCACTCCTGCCGGGCTGTAAAGAGGCCTTTGATTCAGGAGAGAGCTCTTTCACTACAGAGGATAAGCAGATTACTGTTAAAACGGTAGCATGCTTCGGCCAGTGTGCACTGGCTCCTGTTGTGGCAGTGGACGGAGTGATTTACAGTAATGTAACCTCTGAACAGATAAAGAAATTATTGCAGAATTTACAGGAGGACAATAAAGATGAGAATCTCAGACTTAGTTGA